The Candidatus Sphingomonas colombiensis genome contains the following window.
GCACCGCATCGCGTCGCGCGAGTGGACGCCATGTCCAGTTGCTGCGCCAGCGCCGCACGCCGCCCTCGTCCCTCCACTGGCCCCAGCCGCCGTAGCGCGGGGAATCGTCCGTCTGCCACACCGTCTGCGACCAGCGCCCGGCGCGCATCGTCACTGGCACGGCCTCCGTGTTCCAGCGGCCCTTTCCGGCATAGACGAGCAGGCTTTCCGGCTCGTAATTCCAATCCTGCCGCCAATGCTTGATGACGAAGACCTTGCCGGCCTTGTCCTTCACCACCAGCAGATGCTGGAGGACGATGCGGCGGCCGCTGTCCTCGACCACGCGAACCGCCTCGTGACCGCCCGATATCTTCGGGTCGATCGGCGTGTAATCGGCGCGCCAGGGCGTCGTTTCGCGCATGTCGAACGTCACCTTGTAATTCCCCGCCATGGCGAGGATCGCGGCACGATCGGCCTGAAACGATTGCGACTCACTTTCGGCGGAGCGCGGCTTGAGCGGGCCGTCGGCGAGCGCGGGCAATGGTGCGGTCGCGGCGAGCAGTGCGGAAAGCAGCAGTATCTTCTTCATGATATGTCCCCCGAGGATCAGAAGCGGGCGGTGAGCGAGGCGCTCACGTTGCGGCCCGGCTGGGTGTAGGCATCGATGACCGGCGAACTGGCGGCGAGCCCGCGCACGTCGCTCCACCATGCATATTTGGTATCGAAGATGTTGAAGAGCCCGGCGCGCAACGTCAGTGCCTCGCCGACGCGGACATAAGCGGTCGCATCAAGGATGGTGAAGGCGCCCGGACGGTAATCGGTGGCGCTCGCCTCGCGCAGTTTTTTCTGCGCCGAATGGGTGGCCACCACCTGCCCGCCGAAGCGGCGATCGGGTGCGTCATATCCCACGCCCATCACCAGCTTGAGCGGATCGACGGTCGACAGCGGCAAGCGCGAGCCATCTGGTTCGGTGATCACGCCCTTGGCATAGCTGATCGCCATCCGGCCCGAGAGGCCGCTCGCCGCGCGCATGTCGACGCGCCCCTCGACGCCCTCGATGCGCACGCGATTAAGGTTGATGAACTGGAACACCGCCGGATTGGCCGGAGTGAATGCTCCGCCGACTATCTGCTGGCTGATGAAATTGCGGTAGCGACCGGTGAAGCCGGTAACGCCGGCGCTGACAGGTCCCTCGGACAGGCGCAATCCGCCCTCCCACGTCTCGCTCGTCTCCGGGCGCAGATCGGGGTTGGGGATCGAGGTGTAGCCCTGCGCGAGGTTCTGGAAGAACTGGTTCACCTGTGTCGGCGACGGCGATTTGAAGCCCTGCGCGTAATTGGCGAACAGGCTAACTCCGCCCCCCAGCTTCACGACGCCGCCGATTTTTGGCGACACGCGTGAGCCGCTTTGTTCCGCGGAGCGGAAATTGGGCAGCAGCGCGTCATTGTGCGGGTTGAGACTGTAATGATCGAAGCGCAGCACGGGATAGAGCGTGATCGCCCCGTCGGCCGCCGAAATCTCGTCTCCCACATAACCGCCTGCGAGTGTGAAGTCGGTCACCGGGAAAGCGCGCGTCGGGAATACATCGGGCGGAGTTGGCACCGTGCCGTCGCGCAGGCCCTTTTGCCGGGTCACGCTGATGTCTCCGCCATAAACGAAGCGATGGGCGAATACGCCGGTGACAGCATCGCTGCGCAGTTCCGCGCTGGCACCGAATACGCGATTGTCGAACGTGTTGAGGCGCGTTCTGTCGGCGGCGGTATTGCGATCCTCCGCGCTGAACTGGCGGTTCTCCGCCTGCTGATACCAGAAGGCGACCTGTGCCGAGGCGAGCGCGCCGGCGCCCTGGTAGCGCCAGTCCAGGCTTACGCGATCGCGTTTCGTCTCGTCGCGCGCGGTGAGGCCGATCACGCTGGTGGCGGCGGTCGGCACCGGTGCGATGCCGCTCAACACAGTGGTGCGGACATGATCGTCATAATGATCATAGGTCAGCCGCACGCGATGCGCGTCGGTTGGCTGCCAGACGATCTTGCCGAGGATCGCGTTGGAGAAAGTGTCCTGCGGATTGGGCGCAGTGCGGCGCGAATTGGGCTCCTCGTTGATGCCCATATTGGCGAGTTCGTGCCCGTCCCGGCGCGTATAGGCGGCCATCGCGGACCAGTCGCCGCTGCGCGCCGCAAGAATCGCGGTTTCGGAAAACTGGCGATCGGCGGAATCATAAGCGACCCGCGCCAGCCCGGCGATCTCGCGGCCGTCGCGCAGGAAATCCACCGGATCGCTGGTGATGAAACTCACCGCGCCCGCCAGCCCGTCGCTGCCATAGAGCGACGATGCTGGGCCGCGCAGAATCTCGACCGATTTGACCAGCCCGACATCAACATAATCGCCGCGCCCTGCCGATTGCGCGCCGAAATCGAAGCCATCCGGCACGCGCACGCCATCGACCTGGATCAGCACGCGATTGCCCTCCAGCCCGCGAATATTGAAGCCGGAATTGCCGTCGCGCCCGGTAGATCCGCTCGCAGCGCCGAAGCGCGACGGCGCGCGTCGCACGCTGACGCCGGGCTCGAAACGGACGAGATCCTTGATGTTCGAGACAAGCTGGTCCGCGATCTGGCGGTCTGTGATGACGCTGACCGTTGCGGGCACGTCGTCGAGCTTCTGCGGCAGGCGGGTCGCGGTGATCGTGATAGTGCCGCGTGGATCGACGATGACGAGCGGATCGCCATCCTGCGCGAATGCCGCTTCAGGAAAAAGCGCTGTGGCGAGCGATAGCGCGCAGACGCCCGCAAGCTTTCTGGCATGCATGGCGCGGCGGCGCCCGGATTGCGAAACGGTCAATCTAACCCCCTAGTAACGCTATTGCGAATCGTTATCGACAGAGCGTGAATTACGGAAAGGGGCTTGGATCGGTCAAGCGGTTTATCGCGAATTATTCTCAATAGCGAATTTGCGAATTGAGCGAGCCGGACCACCGCGGGATTGCGGTCCCTCGATTGAACTGAGACAAACGCGGCATGTGTGTGCTTGCGATTGCGTGGCGAATCCATCCGCGCTGGAAACTGGTGGTCGCCGCCAACCGCGACGAATTTCACGACCGTCCCGCCGATGCGCTGCATCGCTGGGAAGGCGAGGACATTATCGCGGGTCGGGACATAAAGGCCGGCGGCACCTGGCTGGCCGTATCGGGCAAGGGGCGGTTCGCGGCGGTTACCAACGTTCGCGGCTATGGCGATCCTGATCCGGCGCTTTCGTCGCGCGGCGCGTTAGTCACGGGGCTGGCAGTGGGCACGATCCCCGCGCTCGACCGGCTGTCTGGATTCAACCCGTTCAACGCGGTGCTGGTCGATAATGATGATGCGCGCTTCCTGTCCAACCG
Protein-coding sequences here:
- a CDS encoding TonB-dependent hemoglobin/transferrin/lactoferrin family receptor, which produces MHARKLAGVCALSLATALFPEAAFAQDGDPLVIVDPRGTITITATRLPQKLDDVPATVSVITDRQIADQLVSNIKDLVRFEPGVSVRRAPSRFGAASGSTGRDGNSGFNIRGLEGNRVLIQVDGVRVPDGFDFGAQSAGRGDYVDVGLVKSVEILRGPASSLYGSDGLAGAVSFITSDPVDFLRDGREIAGLARVAYDSADRQFSETAILAARSGDWSAMAAYTRRDGHELANMGINEEPNSRRTAPNPQDTFSNAILGKIVWQPTDAHRVRLTYDHYDDHVRTTVLSGIAPVPTAATSVIGLTARDETKRDRVSLDWRYQGAGALASAQVAFWYQQAENRQFSAEDRNTAADRTRLNTFDNRVFGASAELRSDAVTGVFAHRFVYGGDISVTRQKGLRDGTVPTPPDVFPTRAFPVTDFTLAGGYVGDEISAADGAITLYPVLRFDHYSLNPHNDALLPNFRSAEQSGSRVSPKIGGVVKLGGGVSLFANYAQGFKSPSPTQVNQFFQNLAQGYTSIPNPDLRPETSETWEGGLRLSEGPVSAGVTGFTGRYRNFISQQIVGGAFTPANPAVFQFINLNRVRIEGVEGRVDMRAASGLSGRMAISYAKGVITEPDGSRLPLSTVDPLKLVMGVGYDAPDRRFGGQVVATHSAQKKLREASATDYRPGAFTILDATAYVRVGEALTLRAGLFNIFDTKYAWWSDVRGLAASSPVIDAYTQPGRNVSASLTARF
- a CDS encoding NRDE family protein, giving the protein MCVLAIAWRIHPRWKLVVAANRDEFHDRPADALHRWEGEDIIAGRDIKAGGTWLAVSGKGRFAAVTNVRGYGDPDPALSSRGALVTGLAVGTIPALDRLSGFNPFNAVLVDNDDARFLSNRPAPVSRPLAPGLHAMSNGPLDPPWRKTIRLSNAIERWLADATHDREALFAGLRDTSPPSGDPDDPAPIFVESPVYGTRCSTIVLVDASDKGMIVERRFDRDGRAVGDTAISFDWG